One Maribacter sp. HTCC2170 genomic window, TTAAAGACTATGGCTATCATACCACCAGGCTGACCTGGTACCGGAGTTGGCATGCTACCAGAACCTATCACCTTTCCGTCCGGGGCATTCAACCTCATTTCAAAGTGAACTCCAGCTTTTGGAGGAGCTTGCCACCCAGCTGTTATGTAGGCTGCCTTTACACCTTTTAAATCAATATTCTCAAATACAAACCAACCTTCATCTTTTGGAGCCAACAATAGGTCACTCCCACCAAAGGAAACGGGCATAAACCCCTTATTTTTCGTTGTTGGCGTAAATGGCACCGTACTACCTTGAAGCGCTTTGGAACTAACTCCCGTCAATGGTGGTATATTACCATTGCCACTATCGGTATAGCTGGCGGTGATTACCATTACATTATCTCCTTCAGTAGGATCCGGAATAATATTTCCTGACGTAGGTAAGGTCTTGCTCTGAGCACCACTGCTAACCAAAGATTGTATGTACAATGTTATTTGCCTAGTCTCATCTTTGGTCACATTAGGGTGAGCTGGCATCATAACCTCTCCCCAAACTCCTGTCCCGCCTTCAACAATTTTCTTTTGCAAATACGCCACGGCCTTTGGGTTATCTTTATACTTTTCCGCCACAGCTTTGTACTCTGGACCAATTGAAGCACCGATTTCTTTATGACAAGCTTTACAATCCATTGCTTGGGTCAACGCTTTACCCATTGCTGCCGCTGACACTTGTTGGTGACCCTGAGATTTGTTCACCTCATCCATCCCAGACATATAGTCAACCGATACAAATATATTTGACTCATCAATTGTCTCTTCATCTGCATCTTTAACTGAAACGCTATACTTAATAGGTATTCCTTTAATAAAGAAAGAAGAATTTCCTCCACTAAAATCAATGGCGACCTCAGGTCTTGAATTACCTGCTGTTACAGAAACTACCTGGCTTAAGGCCTTCTCGCCTTTGTCATCTTTTGCTTCAACAGTAATTTTGTACGCACCTCCTTCGGTATATGTATATTTTAATTCAGGAATATTGGTTTCTTTTGTTTCACCATTTCCTAAATCCCATACATAAGTCATTGAATCATCTTCACGATCTCTGGCATTTACCTTCGCCTTTACTGTTAGGGGAAGTTTCCCGGAAGTCTTATCAACCGTAATTCCTTCAATTACAGGAGGTCTGTTCCCGCCATTAAATTGAATATAACCCAAGTTTGAATTTTCATTTTGTTGAAACCAACCACTACCATATTCCAATAAATAAACCCGACCATCTGGGCTCATTTCCATATCAATTAAATTATTGACTTTTATATCAGAAGCAAACGGCTCCATTTTATTGAAGGTTCCATCCTCAAACAAGGTTACTGCTTTCATCCAACCACGCATCCAATCAAAGATTATGACCTTTTCATCATAATATGCTGGTAAGCCCCCACCATTTGGATAAAGGTCAGAATAATAGGTTGGCCCAGCCATAGCATTTCTTCCTCCCGTACCAACTTGGGGAAAATCCCCTGTTTCTGCATATGGGTAATACGCATATGCCCCTTGTGCTGGTGGCAACTCATTAAGCCCCGTATTGTTATTTGAATCGTTGATAGGTTTTAGCGGGTCAAAAGTTGCACCACTCTCCCCTGTACTATAATCATAATCTTTATAAGGTTTGTTGTTGCCAATGAATAAAGGCCATCCAAAATTACCAGCTTCTCGGGCTTGGTTCATTTCGTCATAACCTCTAGGGCCCCGATTTGCAATATCATCTTTTCCCGCATCAGGACCAACATCGCCCCAGTAGAGATACCCTTTCTTAGGGTCAACCGAAATTCGATATGGATTTCTATGACCCATAGTATAAATTTCAGGTCTCGTTTTTTCTGTACCTACCGGAAACAAATTTCCTTCAGGAATATCATAAGAACCATCTTCATTGACTTTTATCCTCATAATCTTACCTCTAAGATCATTTGTGTTTCCTGACGAGCGTCTTGCATCATATTGCTCTTTTCCTGGAAGGTCGTTTAATGGTGCATATCCATTATTCACATATTTGACACCTTTCTCGTCAAATGGCGTAGTATTATCCCCTGTTGAAAAGTATAAAAGGTTGTCAGGACCAAATGCGATAGAACCTCCCGTGTGGCAACATATTTCGCGCTGACTATCAACAATTAAAATTACTTGTTCAGAACTTAAATCAAAAACACCATTTTCATATTTAAATCGTGACAAGCGATTGATCCATTCATCACCTGTAGGGCTATAATACAGATAAATCCAATTGTTCACTTCAAAATTCGGATCTTTCTGTAATCCCATTAAACCCTCTTCGGCATTAACTCCGGGCGTATTCAGTGTTTTATAGTAAACATCTAACTTTGCTATTTCCTTTAGTTCATTTGCCTCTGCATCAAAAAGTAGCACCTCTCCCCTGCGTTGGGCGATCAATACATCATTGTTTGGTAATACAGCCATTTCGGTCGGTTCAAAAAATTTACCTGAAGTCAATGTGACTTTTGAAAAACGATCTATTTCTGGGGGCATTTGTGAAGTTGCTTTGCCATAATCCAAATTCAGATTCTCTCCAATGGCATATTGTATTCCTCCCAAAACATGTTTTAAAAATTTCTCTTCGGAAAAACTTTCGTCCGTGTGACCCGCAGCGGTATAAAAAGCTCTACCGCCATCATAATCGTGATACCAGCTCATTGGGTGGAACTCTCCATTCTCTCCGCCTTCATAGGTGCTTTCATCCACGGTTATCAAGACATTGACATCAGAATTAATGTTCTTAAAATTGTAGAGTTCATCATCTCTATTCCAAATGGAATCAGTAAAATGCGTTGTTGCAATGAACGAATTATCTTTTACTATAAAATCTGAGTTTGGTGTCCCTGCCGGATGGCTTAAAAATTGGGCTCCTACCAATTTATTGTACCAACCCCAATCATACTCGGTATCTGTTGCTGCATGGATTCCTACAAAACCTCCTCCAGATTGTATGTAGCGCTCAAAAGCTGCTTCTTGGTAATGGTCCAATATATTTCCAGTTGTACTCAAGAAAATAATGGATGAGTATTGCTTAAGATTTTTATCGGTAAATAAAGCCGCATTTTTGGTAGTATCAACGGCAAAGCCATTTTCAGCTCCCAGTTTTTGAATTGCCGCTATTCCGTTGGGAATTGAGGCATGTTTAAATCCCATAGTTTTTGAAAAAACCAATACTCTTGGCTCGCCATCTCTTTTATTATTACAACTACTTATGACTATAGCAAAAATCACCATAGACAACAAGAATACCTTTCTCATCATTAAATATTATCTTTAGTTCATACCAGATAAGGCTAAATATAGCAATAGTGATCATGATTCACCAAATGTTATAACAAATAGAACAATTGAATGACAAAATAGGAGATAATAATGAATGAAATTGATCACTATTATTTTGAAAATGACAAAGAATGGCGCGCATGGCTGGACAAAAATCATTTAACGGTTCGTGGTGTTTATCTCATATTTTATAAAAAAGGTCATGAGAAAGAAAGTATGAATTGGGAAGAGGCCGTTAGGGTAGCGTTATGTTATGGATGGATAGACAGTACAGTAAAAAGTTTAGGCGATGGGAAACGGCAGCAGTATTTTTGTAAACGAAAGCCCAAAGGCACTTGGAGCAAAGTAAATAAACTTCATATTAAAGACTTGACAAAATTGGGGTTAATGCATGAAAGTGGTTTGAAGGCCATTAATTCTGCCAAAAGCAATGGTTCTTGGACACTCTTAGATGATGTTGAAAATGGTATTGTTCCTAAAAACCTACAAAACGCATTTAAACAAAGCCCTATAGCATTCAAACATTTCCAGAATTTTACTTTCGGGCAACGAAAAAGTTACCTCTATTGGTTAAAACAGGCAAAAAGGGAGGAAACTCAACAAAAAAGAATCAAAGAAATTATTAAGCTTTGCGAAGCAAATATTAAACAACGTACTTGATTGATTAAGTTCTTTGCTATTCAAAAAAAAGACCCTTCAGATATTGCGAAGGGTCTTTTTTGATTTATATAGATTTATATTATTTTACCTCTTTCATTAGCTCTTCAATAGATCTCTCAAGTTGCTCATCCCTACCTTTATCAACTACCCCTGGCATATTCTTTACCTTAATATCAGGATTAGTCTGGTTATTTTCCATCCATTCACCAGCCTTGTTTTTAGCACTTACAGGTACTACTCCCCAAACACCGCCATTGGGTAAACGTTCCCATCCTGCAAAACTACAGGTCCCAGGAACTGGCATACCAACAGTCTTACCAATCTTTAAATCGGAATAACCACTAGCAAAACAATGGCCATCACTATACATAGATTCATTATACATGGCCAGGGTAGGCTTGGTCCATCTTGATGTTGGTTCTCCTCCAACTCTTCTACTTTCAGTTTCATAAGATATAAACGGTACACCTGTGAAGAACATGGCCAAATCTGCCACTAAATCCCCTCCTCCGTTGAACCTTGTGTCTACAATAACCGCCTTCTTATCAGAAAATTTACCCATCATTCGCTCATAAATGGTGCGGTAAGGACCATCACTCATCCCCGGAATATGAACATACCCTAAAGTACCGTTACTTTTCTTTTCAACTTCTTTCTCATTTTGTTTTACCCAACGTTTGTATAACAAACCTCTTTCTTCGCCTAAGGAAATTGGTTTTACCGTTATCTGTCTTCTTGCCCCTTTAGAATCCAAAACCTCAAGCAAAGTAAAATTACCTGCTATCCTATTTAAATAAGTGGCAACATCTTTTGAAGGCATAATGGTTTCACCGTTGATTTTGTCAATAACCATTCCTTTCTTTAATTTCAAGGATGCTTTGTCTAACGGACCTCCGTTAAGTATCTCTGCGATTTTAATCCCATTTCCAGAATGTGAATAATCCATAAAAATACCTAAAGACGCAGTTGCGTCACCATTAGGTATTGAACCTCTATACCTTCCACCAGCATGGGAAACATTCAATTCACCTAAAAATTCCGAAATCATTTCAGCAAACTCATGGGAGTTCCCAATATGTGGCAAATATTTCTCATACTCCGTTCGCATTTGTTTCCAATCTATTCCATGAAAATTAGAATGATAGAAAATAGCATTGGTTCGTAACCAAATATGATCGAACATGAATCTTCTTTCAGCATCTGCGTCCAAAACCATTTCTGAGTTTATTTTCACAGCTTTGGTCTTTTTTGCCTTTAGGTCAACTTTAGAAATTTTACCATCGCTCAAAAGGAATAAGTTTTCCTGCTTTTTATCCCATTGCAAACTAGCAGACTTGGCGCCAAGTGAAACAAGCATTTTTGTACTCTTTGTTCGCAACTCGGTTTCCCAAAGGTTCAATCCTTTTTCAAATTGTGCCAGATAATAAAGCTTCTCTCCATCTTTGGAAAGCACGGCATCTGCCAATCGAGAGGAATGTATGGTCAATCTTGATTTTCTTGATTTTAAGTCTTCCCAATCAAATTTCAAGGTTTTTACAGCTTCTTCTTTTTTGTCTTTATCCTCATCTTTCTTCTTTTTCTTACTTCCCTTATCAACTTCTTTTTTATCCTTGTCTTCTTTGTTTATTTCTTCAATCTGTTTATTCAGCTCGTTCTCCTCCTTGGTCATCTTGAACTTATCCCAACTTTCCTTAGTTAAAAACATGCTATAGACATCAGCTTGACTACGACCACTGGTCGCGTAGCTTTTTAAACCATGACGATTGGCAAACCAGATCATCTGCTCGCCACCATTCACCCATTTAGGATAAAAATCATAATAACCGCTTTCGGTTAGGTTTTCTCTTTTGCTTCCATCAGCAGCCAACATTAGAATTTCCCCATTGCTCAATGAAGCAGCCCAACTTACCAATAACCACTTACTATCAGGGCTCCATTTAAAATATTTATCGCCATCGGACATATGAAACAGGTCCTTGGGCGTCAACAATGTTTTGGTCTCTTTTGTTTTCAGGTTCATGACTTTTAGTGTTCGTCTACCTTCTATGAACGCCACTGAATTACCATCAGGGGAAAACTCAGGTAGATAAACATCCATATTACTTGACACTAAGGTTTCTTCTTTTACCAAAGTTGACCCATAAAAGAAAGGTTCCTCTTTTCGGACTTTTTTGGTTTGGTAGATACTCCATTTACCATTTCTTTCAGAAGAATAGGCAACTGCTTTTCCATCATGGGTGAATTTCACAAAGCGTTCTTGTTCTGGTGTATTAGTTAATCTTTTGGTCAATGAATTTTCAACTGAAGTCACAAAAACCTCTCCTCTCGAGATAAAGGCAATCTGTTTGCCATCGGGAGATATATCCATTTCCTGCACACCTCCTTTTATCGAAACGAATTTATCAGAATTAGTACCGGCCTGTGTTCGAATATTGATTTGCACCTTATTTGGCTCCTCACCATCCTTCAATGTATACAATTCTCCGTCATAACTAAAGGCCATTGTACCTGCTCCTATACTCAAGGAACGTACCGGGTGCTTAGCCAGACTTGTTAGCCTTTCGTTCTGGGTTGGGTTCTCTAAACTCATTTTGTGCACATTAAAAGTGCCACTTTCCTCGCTCAGGTAGTACACGGTGTTTTGGTCTTGTGAATAAACAGGGTTACGATCTTCCCCGGCAAATGAGGTAATCATTTTATGTTCTCCCGAAGACACATCAAACGTCCAGACATCCCTTGTAATTGAAGATACATGGTGTTTTCTGAACTCATCTTCATATCCTTTTTTATCATGATAGATCAATTGCGAACCATTATTATTCACTTGTACATCTTCTATAGGCAAGGTAAGTACTTGACGCACCCTTCCCCCTTCTTTAGATACTGCGTATAATTCCGGTTGAGATCCTGTAGGGTATTGTCTATGGGCGACGTCATCTTGGCGCTGAGCTCCAAAAAACACCTCACTATCGTCTGCAGAAAAAGTATAGGGCCTTTCGTTATTACTATGAAACGTTAGCCTTGTTGCAGGCCCTCCTTTGGCATCCATAGTAAAAACATCAAAATTACCATACCTATTGGATGCAAATGACAAGGTTTTGCCATCCTTGCTCCAAATAGTTGCATAATCATGTGCTTCATGAAAAGTAAGTTGCGTGGCATCACCACCACTTGTTGCAACACTGTAAAGGTTGCCTTTATACGTAAAAGCAATAACTGACCCATCCGGCGAAATAGATGGGTATCTAACCCATTGCGGATTTATCTGGGCAAATGCAAAAAATGTACTAAGAAGAAAGGTGAAGTAAAATGTTCTGATTTTCATGATTGATTCCTGAATTAAAAATAGTTTCGGAAGATAGGGAAAAGAAAAAAACTAGCCTGAGTAAAAGGTGAATTTATCGCTTCTTCCCATTAACATCATTTTAAGACATTGTCGCAAAGATTTAGGTATATTTATGCGACTAATTAACCCACCTTACAACCAATGAAAAAATTACTCCTCACACTGGTGCTGTTCGCATCTATTTCCTTATTTGGCCAAGAAGACAAAAAAGATACAAAAACAAAGGAAAAATGGGATATCTCAAACCCGAAGGGGCAGTTTAATTATATTGAACATCAATTTAAGACAGACGAAGGTACATGGATGAACCTTGATGTAAGCCCAGATGGAAAAACCATTGTCTTTGACCTTCTAGGAGATATTTACAGTATACCCATTACTGGAGGAAATGCAAAAATTTTGCGAACTGGTATTCCTTTTGAGATACAACCAAGATTTAGTCCTAATGGAAAAAAAATTGCCTTCACCAGTGATGCAGGCGGTGGCGATAATATTTGGACCATGAATATCGATGGTAGTGATGCCAAGCAAATCACTAAAGAAAAATTCAGGTTGTTGAATAATGTAAGTTGGATGCCCGATGGAAACTATTTTGTGGCCAGGAAGCATTTTACATCACAGCGGTCCTTAGGAGCAGGTGAACTTTGGCAATATCATATTTCAGGTGGTTCTGGGTTGCAACTTACCAAACGAAAAAATGATCAGCAAGACGTAAACGAGCCCAATATTTCTCCTGATGGTAAGTATATGTATTATAGTGAAGATGTTTATCCTGGTGGATATTTTCAATACAACAAAGACCCAAACAAACAAATCTATGTTATAAAACGATATGATTTTGAAACAGGCAAGACCATTATTGTAACCGGAGGACCGGGAGGTGCAGCCAGACCTCAAGTTTCTCGTGATGGGAAAAAGTTGGCTTTTATTAAAAGGGTTAGAACAAAAACAGTATTATTCATTCATGACTTGGAAACGGGGGAAGAGTGGCCCGTAATTGATTCACTTAACAAAGACCAGCAGGAGGCATGGGCCATTTTTGGTGTTTACCCTAGCTTTAGTTGGTTACCTAATGACAAGGGCATTGTTTTTTGGAACAAAGGAAAGATTCACAAGGTTGATATAAATACCTTGGTGGTTACAAATATTCCGTTCACAGTTGATGCTAAAATAAAAATCGCCGAAACCGTTCATTTTGATTCGCCCGTTGCGCCAGAAGAATTTTCCGCTAAGGTTATTAGACATGCTGTGACTTCACCAGATAAAAAAACCTTGGTATTTAGTGCATTGGGACATTTATGGACCAAAAGATTACCAAATGGCAAACCAAAACGTTTGACCAAATCTGAGAATTTAGAATTTGAACCGTCGTTCTCAGCTGATGGAAAAAAACTAGTATACGTATCATGGAACGATGAGAGTTTGGGGGCAATACATTCAATTCCAGTAACGGGAGGAACCCCCTCCAAATTAACGACTCAAAAAGGAATTTACAGAACTCCTACTTATAGCCCAGATGGTAAAATGATTGTTTATGGAAAAGAGTCTGGCAACAATGATCAGGGGCGAACTTTTTCTAAGAAATCGGGGTTATATACCATGAGTGCTAACGGAACAAACCCTAAATGGATTTCAAAAGAAGGTGAATATCCACAGTTTACAGCCAACGGAAAACGCATCTTTTACAGAACAGGAGGAACTTACTTCGGTAATTTGACCAAAACACTTCATTCTATAGACCTTAATGGAAAGGATAAAAGAAATCATATTAAATCAAAATATGCCAATTTACTAGTACCTAGCCCTGATAATAAGTGGGTTGCATTCACCAATTTACACAAAGCCTTTATTGCACCATTAAACTTGAACGGAAAAACTGTTGATTTAGATAATAATTCTAAATCAGTTCCAGTTTCACAAATTGCTAAAGATGCCGGCATTAATCTTCATTGGTCTAAAGACAGTAAAACGATTTTCTGGACTTTGGGAGATGAATACTTTTCCAACAATATCAAGGATCGTTATACTTTTTTACCTGGCTCACCTGAAAAAGTTACAGCTATGGACTCTGTAGGACTAAAAATTGGTCTTACCGGTAAAACGGATAGGCCTGAAGGTCGTATAGCTTTTACCAATGCCAGGATTATTACAATGGAAGGTGATGAAGTAATTGAAAACGGCACTATATTAATTCATGAAAACCGAATTGAAAAATTGGGCAATTCAGGTGATATCAAGATTCCTTCTGGAGTAAAAATCTATGATGTGGAAGGAAAGACCATTATGCCAGGCATAGTTGATGCCCATGCCCACATAGGTGGTTTTAGGTATGGTTTGGCAACACAAAAAC contains:
- a CDS encoding YdeI/OmpD-associated family protein; its protein translation is MNEIDHYYFENDKEWRAWLDKNHLTVRGVYLIFYKKGHEKESMNWEEAVRVALCYGWIDSTVKSLGDGKRQQYFCKRKPKGTWSKVNKLHIKDLTKLGLMHESGLKAINSAKSNGSWTLLDDVENGIVPKNLQNAFKQSPIAFKHFQNFTFGQRKSYLYWLKQAKREETQQKRIKEIIKLCEANIKQRT
- a CDS encoding S41 family peptidase; protein product: MKIRTFYFTFLLSTFFAFAQINPQWVRYPSISPDGSVIAFTYKGNLYSVATSGGDATQLTFHEAHDYATIWSKDGKTLSFASNRYGNFDVFTMDAKGGPATRLTFHSNNERPYTFSADDSEVFFGAQRQDDVAHRQYPTGSQPELYAVSKEGGRVRQVLTLPIEDVQVNNNGSQLIYHDKKGYEDEFRKHHVSSITRDVWTFDVSSGEHKMITSFAGEDRNPVYSQDQNTVYYLSEESGTFNVHKMSLENPTQNERLTSLAKHPVRSLSIGAGTMAFSYDGELYTLKDGEEPNKVQINIRTQAGTNSDKFVSIKGGVQEMDISPDGKQIAFISRGEVFVTSVENSLTKRLTNTPEQERFVKFTHDGKAVAYSSERNGKWSIYQTKKVRKEEPFFYGSTLVKEETLVSSNMDVYLPEFSPDGNSVAFIEGRRTLKVMNLKTKETKTLLTPKDLFHMSDGDKYFKWSPDSKWLLVSWAASLSNGEILMLAADGSKRENLTESGYYDFYPKWVNGGEQMIWFANRHGLKSYATSGRSQADVYSMFLTKESWDKFKMTKEENELNKQIEEINKEDKDKKEVDKGSKKKKKDEDKDKKEEAVKTLKFDWEDLKSRKSRLTIHSSRLADAVLSKDGEKLYYLAQFEKGLNLWETELRTKSTKMLVSLGAKSASLQWDKKQENLFLLSDGKISKVDLKAKKTKAVKINSEMVLDADAERRFMFDHIWLRTNAIFYHSNFHGIDWKQMRTEYEKYLPHIGNSHEFAEMISEFLGELNVSHAGGRYRGSIPNGDATASLGIFMDYSHSGNGIKIAEILNGGPLDKASLKLKKGMVIDKINGETIMPSKDVATYLNRIAGNFTLLEVLDSKGARRQITVKPISLGEERGLLYKRWVKQNEKEVEKKSNGTLGYVHIPGMSDGPYRTIYERMMGKFSDKKAVIVDTRFNGGGDLVADLAMFFTGVPFISYETESRRVGGEPTSRWTKPTLAMYNESMYSDGHCFASGYSDLKIGKTVGMPVPGTCSFAGWERLPNGGVWGVVPVSAKNKAGEWMENNQTNPDIKVKNMPGVVDKGRDEQLERSIEELMKEVK
- a CDS encoding amidohydrolase family protein; translation: MKKLLLTLVLFASISLFGQEDKKDTKTKEKWDISNPKGQFNYIEHQFKTDEGTWMNLDVSPDGKTIVFDLLGDIYSIPITGGNAKILRTGIPFEIQPRFSPNGKKIAFTSDAGGGDNIWTMNIDGSDAKQITKEKFRLLNNVSWMPDGNYFVARKHFTSQRSLGAGELWQYHISGGSGLQLTKRKNDQQDVNEPNISPDGKYMYYSEDVYPGGYFQYNKDPNKQIYVIKRYDFETGKTIIVTGGPGGAARPQVSRDGKKLAFIKRVRTKTVLFIHDLETGEEWPVIDSLNKDQQEAWAIFGVYPSFSWLPNDKGIVFWNKGKIHKVDINTLVVTNIPFTVDAKIKIAETVHFDSPVAPEEFSAKVIRHAVTSPDKKTLVFSALGHLWTKRLPNGKPKRLTKSENLEFEPSFSADGKKLVYVSWNDESLGAIHSIPVTGGTPSKLTTQKGIYRTPTYSPDGKMIVYGKESGNNDQGRTFSKKSGLYTMSANGTNPKWISKEGEYPQFTANGKRIFYRTGGTYFGNLTKTLHSIDLNGKDKRNHIKSKYANLLVPSPDNKWVAFTNLHKAFIAPLNLNGKTVDLDNNSKSVPVSQIAKDAGINLHWSKDSKTIFWTLGDEYFSNNIKDRYTFLPGSPEKVTAMDSVGLKIGLTGKTDRPEGRIAFTNARIITMEGDEVIENGTILIHENRIEKLGNSGDIKIPSGVKIYDVEGKTIMPGIVDAHAHIGGFRYGLATQKHWQLYANLAFGVTTVHDPSANTESIFTMSEMVKNGTMVGPRIYSTGFILYGADGDFKAVVNNLEDAKSAIRRTKAFGAKSVKSYNQPRREQRQQILQAARELGINVVPEGGSTFYANMTMVMDGHTGIEHNIPVAPVYKDVIELWKTSGSGYTPTLIVNYAGMSGEYYFYQKDNVWENEKLLKYTPRAIIDARSRHRVMVPDEEYENGHILTSKTVTDLSQAGVKVNLGAHGQLQGLGAHWELWMLHQGGMTNHEALQTATINGANYIGAGKEIGSLKEGKLADLIVLENNPLEDIRNTESVIYTMANGRLYDTDTMHEIGNNTNNRGMFWFENNKYNGSFPWHEEAQSFTRPGCGCHIGHN
- a CDS encoding ThuA domain-containing protein, whose protein sequence is MMRKVFLLSMVIFAIVISSCNNKRDGEPRVLVFSKTMGFKHASIPNGIAAIQKLGAENGFAVDTTKNAALFTDKNLKQYSSIIFLSTTGNILDHYQEAAFERYIQSGGGFVGIHAATDTEYDWGWYNKLVGAQFLSHPAGTPNSDFIVKDNSFIATTHFTDSIWNRDDELYNFKNINSDVNVLITVDESTYEGGENGEFHPMSWYHDYDGGRAFYTAAGHTDESFSEEKFLKHVLGGIQYAIGENLNLDYGKATSQMPPEIDRFSKVTLTSGKFFEPTEMAVLPNNDVLIAQRRGEVLLFDAEANELKEIAKLDVYYKTLNTPGVNAEEGLMGLQKDPNFEVNNWIYLYYSPTGDEWINRLSRFKYENGVFDLSSEQVILIVDSQREICCHTGGSIAFGPDNLLYFSTGDNTTPFDEKGVKYVNNGYAPLNDLPGKEQYDARRSSGNTNDLRGKIMRIKVNEDGSYDIPEGNLFPVGTEKTRPEIYTMGHRNPYRISVDPKKGYLYWGDVGPDAGKDDIANRGPRGYDEMNQAREAGNFGWPLFIGNNKPYKDYDYSTGESGATFDPLKPINDSNNNTGLNELPPAQGAYAYYPYAETGDFPQVGTGGRNAMAGPTYYSDLYPNGGGLPAYYDEKVIIFDWMRGWMKAVTLFEDGTFNKMEPFASDIKVNNLIDMEMSPDGRVYLLEYGSGWFQQNENSNLGYIQFNGGNRPPVIEGITVDKTSGKLPLTVKAKVNARDREDDSMTYVWDLGNGETKETNIPELKYTYTEGGAYKITVEAKDDKGEKALSQVVSVTAGNSRPEVAIDFSGGNSSFFIKGIPIKYSVSVKDADEETIDESNIFVSVDYMSGMDEVNKSQGHQQVSAAAMGKALTQAMDCKACHKEIGASIGPEYKAVAEKYKDNPKAVAYLQKKIVEGGTGVWGEVMMPAHPNVTKDETRQITLYIQSLVSSGAQSKTLPTSGNIIPDPTEGDNVMVITASYTDSGNGNIPPLTGVSSKALQGSTVPFTPTTKNKGFMPVSFGGSDLLLAPKDEGWFVFENIDLKGVKAAYITAGWQAPPKAGVHFEMRLNAPDGKVIGSGSMPTPVPGQPGGMIAIVFNKPLDVKANEIYFVHVPKKGEDRGDAPVALVNVRFE